The following nucleotide sequence is from Chloroflexia bacterium SDU3-3.
TGACACCATGTGAGGGGCGACGCCCCCTCGTGGGGTTCCGAGGGGCTAGCCCCTCGGCGCCGCCCGCGCAGGGCACACACCCACCAACCATGAGGAAGCATCATCATCGAGGCCGCAGCGGCGCAGCCTGCCCCTTTGGCGGATGTGGCCGCGCAGAAGATCGGGTAGAATGCGGCTGCGACACCCAGTTCAACCCAAGGAAAGCCCAATGCTCGAAGCGATCTTCCTCATCCGCCACGCCACGCCAGACCGCGCCACCGGCGTGCCCTACCAGATCCACCCCGGCCCGCCGCTCACCGAGGCGGGCCGCCGCGAGGCCCGCGAGATGGCCGCGTGGCTGGCCAGCCAGGGCGTCGAGCGCGTGCTCTGCTCGCCCTTCGAGCGCGCCCGCCAGACCGCCGCGCCCATTGCCGAGCTGCTGGGGCTGGAGATCGGCTACGTCGAGGGGCTGCGCGAGGCCGCCCCCCACGAGCAAGAGAGCGTCACCCGCGACCGCATCGCCGAGCTGTACGCCCAGCTGGAGGATAGCCCGCTGCGGCGCGTGGCCCTCGTCAGCCACGGCGCGCCGATCAAGGCGCTGCTGCAGCACACCACCCAGGGCAAGATCGAGCTGGCCCAGCACGTCTACGACTACGGCAACTGCTCGCCCACGGCGGGCGTGTGGCACGGCACGCGCTTTGGGCCGCTGTGGCGCTGGGAGCTAGCCTTCCGCCCTGGGCAGGCCCAGGCCGCAGCCGCGCCGGTGCGGCTCTAGGCCGCGCGGTAGGCTCGGCACACCCCGCGCAGCGGGCAGCCCGCGCAGCCCACGCAGTGCTCGGC
It contains:
- a CDS encoding histidine phosphatase family protein, which encodes MLEAIFLIRHATPDRATGVPYQIHPGPPLTEAGRREAREMAAWLASQGVERVLCSPFERARQTAAPIAELLGLEIGYVEGLREAAPHEQESVTRDRIAELYAQLEDSPLRRVALVSHGAPIKALLQHTTQGKIELAQHVYDYGNCSPTAGVWHGTRFGPLWRWELAFRPGQAQAAAAPVRL